The following proteins come from a genomic window of Amaranthus tricolor cultivar Red isolate AtriRed21 chromosome 14, ASM2621246v1, whole genome shotgun sequence:
- the LOC130799297 gene encoding uncharacterized protein LOC130799297 encodes MAETHSYVTPTVIEITSPLYLHPLDESNSILVETLLGASNYRSWRSSFKIGLASKRKLGFVTGATSRDMADSVKQEAWDTCNNMIISWILNGVSEPIKKSIIFLDNAHTIWIQLEQRFSVTNGSRKYKLSKEIFETKQLDRNLSEYYVEIRGLWEEIESLNVLPAITQVATEFKEFLNALQTQQDEQRLFQFLNGLDDSYETHRSHILMQQPLPTVDEAYNVL; translated from the coding sequence ATGGCTGAAACACATTCTTATGTTACCCCTACTGTCATAGAGATTACAAGTCCTTTGTATTTACATCCTTTAGATGAAAGTAATTCGATCTTAGTAGAAACATTATTAGGAGCATCAAACTATAGAAGTTGGAGAAGTTCCTTTAAAATTGGTCTTGCTTCAAAAAGAAAGTTGGGATTTGTTACAGGAGCAACTTCAAGGGATATGGCAGATTCAGTAAAACAGGAGGCTTGGGATACATGTAACAACATGATAATTTCTTGGATTCTTAATGGTGTGTCTGAACCTATTAAGAAATCCATTATCTTCTTAGACAATGCACATACCATCTGGATACAGTTAGAGCAACGTTTTTCTGTGACTAATGGGTCACGAAAATATAAGCTGAGTAAAGAAATTTTTGAAACAAAACAACTTGATAGAAATCTTTCTGAGTATTATGTTGAAATAAGAGGATTGTGGGAGGAAATTGAAAGTCTCAATGTATTGCCTGCAATCACACAAGTAGCCACTGAGTTTAAGGAATTTTTGAATGCTCTACAAACTCAGCAAGATGAACAACGATTATTTCAGTTTCTCAATGGTCTAGATGATTCATATGAGACTCACAGGAGTCATATTCTTATGCAGCAGCCTCTTCCTACTGTTGATGAAGCATACAATGTTTTATAG